The DNA window TCAGGAATTAACTTCAGAAATGGGATTCTTGGGGAAGACGCTAGCTCTCCATCATCAGAGGCTAGAAAAGGGTCTAGCAATAGCTCATGTGCCGGCAACCTCTTTGAAACATTCTCCAGACACTTCCCTACAAATCGTTgagcctccaaatcttcaataTTGTAGAATGCGTTTGGTAGCTTCCCCTGAAAGCAAAAGTCACATAATATAACATGTCATATATACATGTGTCATGCAATGTGACACATTCACATTGCTGAGCAAGTGAAGACTGAAGACGAAACTTACTGAAGTAACTTTCTTGTAAATTTGGGCAGGATTTGAGCACTCGCTATAGGGATATTCTGAAGTAAGCATTTCCAACACACACATGCCAAAGGCATATATGTCTACCAGCTCATTGTATTCCTCATCGTACAATTCAGGCGCCATAAATTCTGGTGTACCTGATGAAACAGaagcaaattaaaattgaaaaattaggaAGATAATCAGAGAGATGTAGTTCAATATCATTACCTATGACACTGTGGGCGTGTTGCGTACCACGAAGAATAGCAGCCAAGCCCAAATCACCAATCTTGACTTGCCCTAGGTGGCCATTAACAAAGATGTTGTCACACTTGAGGTCTCTGTGAATCACAGGTGGATCAAGTTTGTGCAAATAAGCCAGACCACGCAAGATCTGTCGGGACCAATTTTTCACTGCTCCAATATTCACTTGCTGGTATTTCTGTCTGTACCTGTTTAAATTATTATTGGAGTGTGAAAATTGCTACCCTTATTTTTTGTGTGTGCACAAATAACTTAAACTTAGAAGTTCCAGTTGCCATATTTTACCATGATCAACTACTACCTTAACACATTTAAGTCATGTTGTGTGCTGTTAGTTATAAGTGGTGAGGTTAATTAATTACTCTCTGAGAGTGCCGGAGGTGAACATTTCGGTGATGAAGTTGAAGGTTCGGCGATTAACATCGATCCAAGATGCGTAGTATTGGATGATGGAGTCATGATTGAGGTTCTTGAGGAGGTGAACCTCGGAGTATAGGCGCTGAAGTTCGTCCGGTGAAGTAAAGACATCATTAAGCTTGACTTGATTCCAAGCCACCTCCATTCCGAGGACCTCATCAAATGCCTTGTAAACTGTCTTCATGGCTCCTTTGCCAAGCATTTCCCTGAACTGCTTGGAAAGAAACATCAATTAAGAACAAAACTGCCCTCTTAATTAGCGCTAATGATCTGACTAATTATCATCCAAATTAATTAATCCATTTCCAAGTTTCCCTGGAAGCATGTCTTTACAAATAGACAAGCAGGACAAATTTAGGGTAGAATATAAAAATCAATCAGGTTGCATCATCCAATTGGGCGAATTTAAGAATAAAACTGATCGGATGACACTCTTTCCGTTTTAAATCAGTTTAAATTAATATCTTGTACAAATTAACATGAAAGTTTGACTCGGCAAACGTAGGGAACTAACGTATTTAACCATCCATTATTTGGTTCATAAATTATATTCTTGTTCTTCTAATtggttaatgaaaatataaacttAATGTTAATGTTAATGAGTAtcgaattaaaaaattaatcatcATATGGTAATTTTCTTGCATGCAAATATGtgtaagcctttttttttttggtcaaatatgTGTAAACCTTATTCCCTATATAAATTTCTAAAATAGTTTAGtagaaaaacatatatataactacAAATTATACTCCCCAAGCAACTAGTTAATTAAAGAccatataaaaaaagaaatagtaaaagGAACTTACACGTCCATAGCGACCAGATGGATCAGTTTCAACGTAAGCAGGTGATTGTGGCCTGCCTCCATTGGCAGACCTGCTTCCGATCCGGCTGTTGTTCTTGTTCATGGTTGAGAACTAATCAAGCAACCCTTTGAAACTCTCCGACCACAAACAAGTCCCAGCAGCTTTTCACTTGATTATATACTACGTAGTACGTACGCAATACCTCgtaattataaacttataattcaacactAACTAACTTACTATGAGGCTTGTGGAAGACTTTTCTCTACGTGCTAGGAAATCCGAGGCTTTCCCTCATGATTTTCATAAGAGAAGACTCTATACAGCAACCAGAAAAGCCTCGAGTAATCAACGCTGAGCATGATCCAAGCCATTTCCACAACACCACACGATCTTTCGTAGTTTTTGGTAACCATTTGGGTAGAAGATGAAGGTGTACCAAGGAATTTAAATatagaggaagagaagaagatcCGATTCTAATCAAagattttttttcagaaaaggaCAGACTAAATGGAGCAAACTGTTGAGATGTAGGGTGTGGTAGGGAAGAGAGAACAATATTTGTCAACTAATGTACTGGAAATAAATTGAACCTAGCTTGTGGAGGAGGACTGTTTTCCCAATAATATCAAAAAACTTAGAGTATCAAATGAGCACATGTTGGATTTTGGCATGGAACTGGAATATTAATCCTGAACTTGAAGAATCTGTGGCTGTGCTTTGATGGTACCATTTGTGGATGTAATAAAAACCGTAATAACAATCAAAattatggaaaaaaaattgagatttgATTAGTTTGAGAGAGACTCGTGAGTTTGGAAAGATATGGGAGCCTTGCAAATTTTGCAAGCAACAATAATATGGATAGAAAAAAAGGTGGGGGTGGAAAAATGTGGGGATATGGGTTCAtgttataaaagaaaataggagggacttttctttgttctttttttttttttttttgtttggggtCCCCATTTGACGGAGCTAACGGAATTTGAAGGAGTCCAAATTTGCTCCAAAAGGGAACAGGAACATTATTGTTGACAGTGTTAACTGGTTTATATTATTTAAGTGAGTGATTGTATTGGGAAGGGGAAGTCTAGGTTTTTCTGTGATGGAAACTGCACAGTATTGAGAGCAGAAAGATTCAGAACACTCAGATGCCAGGACTTCAATTTTGAGGCTTTTAATTCACTCAATAACATTAAATACCTCATCTCGATCGTGTTTACCCTAGGACTTCgactttcttttttggtttctttctaacttaaaccctaaaccttatCTGATTTTTGGAGCTTCATACATAGTTTGAGAGGAGGGAATTTTCAAGATTTCAGAACAACGAGTCATCGGCTCACTCCCAATCCTGCTAATATTGTTCTCCAGCTTCCATATTTCCACTAGCAAGGCTGATAGGTGTGAGAGAATTATCACAAAAGACTTCAGTGGTAGCAGTACACCATTCATACATattgtaatttattttgttagttCTTCgacgtgattttttttttattcttcaacAACCTGTCATTAACTTCAGTTGCACATAGCTAGAGCCTGGAGGCTGGGTGACACTTACATATGTAATCGGAGATTGATCTCCATCTCTATTTTGTGTCACTGCATTAACATGACTTGAGAATATATTTATGATTATACATAAGTTTATCTTTTGAAGCTGGACAAGTAAATATTGCTTAAGATGGAGCCTGCATGGCACTAATTAAacacaaggttctaaaagacgctaggcgttAACTGGGCGGTGAGTTAGGGTCTAGCATCTAGGCGAGGTCTAGGCGGGCGCTTAGGCGGACTAggtgaatttaattaaatttattatatttcgtgtaaataagtgtctgtttatatttaaaatatatatgatttcatcataaactacgaAATGGAATGACATATATTATGagctattggaacataatgaaaacatggggaacaagtattcaacaagtctcttacaatttattgaaaaaataaaatgcaaaatgaaagttatctattttttgtttaaatgagTCGCAATCTAGGCGAGTGTCTAGGTGGGTCTAGGTGGGCTAGTCGAGTGCCTAGGGGGTATAAGCGGGCGCCTCAGTaagccctttcttaattttcaaacgcctaggcattaatcggggcagTGATCAACTGCCAAGCGCCTAGACGGCGTTAGgtggggatttttagaatagtgatTAAACATAAACATATAATATTATAATGGTTAAAAATTCTCAACCACGAAATAAGAAACCCTAATCCATTTTTGCTGAGGTACTACTTAGTGATGTGGTTGGCAAAGAATtattacaatattttattttcaagttttcCATTTTGATCGAACACGCTCATCTTGTTGAAAGAGTCCGAccaccattttttatttttatcttttctcTTTATaaatccttggtgtggagaaaattttcaatgtaTCAGAAACATGACCCGGTACACCAAGTATCATAacaatggtttaa is part of the Malus domestica chromosome 12, GDT2T_hap1 genome and encodes:
- the LOC103450739 gene encoding probable serine/threonine-protein kinase WNK5, which encodes MNKNNSRIGSRSANGGRPQSPAYVETDPSGRYGRFREMLGKGAMKTVYKAFDEVLGMEVAWNQVKLNDVFTSPDELQRLYSEVHLLKNLNHDSIIQYYASWIDVNRRTFNFITEMFTSGTLREYRQKYQQVNIGAVKNWSRQILRGLAYLHKLDPPVIHRDLKCDNIFVNGHLGQVKIGDLGLAAILRGTQHAHSVIGTPEFMAPELYDEEYNELVDIYAFGMCVLEMLTSEYPYSECSNPAQIYKKVTSGKLPNAFYNIEDLEAQRFVGKCLENVSKRLPAHELLLDPFLASDDGELASSPRIPFLKLIPDNDPVVEAEDEEDELHFAAEVDLERSTNMIITGKMNLEDDTITLKVRISDLDGKNVRNIYFPFDILNDTAIEVATEMVKELEINDWEPPEIAGMIENEISSLIAGSKKWGSPRDYHPHQHSFNYEEEDDNNNGGITHHPFYAFSSCSSSQNSLHALSFHCKNHDSLQGDLFMNDDVSSQSSFDSCNYSNISYYSGNEDDLLDMSFGKTTHKSTRFCPSKSRVANTYKHCNSQLDNHRPQKLNHHHERKLPKIQSLIDVHSQLLHRSLVEEVNKRWLFKTVGTIENVGFQTPGS